In a genomic window of Halalkalicoccus sp. CG83:
- a CDS encoding cytochrome c oxidase subunit 3 gives MTVSEDSADDHGHHLPAVEDWPKGFGEASWWPFITAIGASGIYVGAALTILSLGGLPLLPAVGGGVFLASVGVFLVGLYGWTYHAFIKAFWDADAHGEDNTLRWGMLLFLCTEVATFGAVFVYYFQIRVAEWPPADFEVIAGPLVSGTVTLGSVQIPIVSELVLANTLILILSSGTIHWAHVQLRKDNRRNFILGLAVTLLLGVIFLAGQGYEYYEFIVHYGFTLAAAEEALYASAFYGLTGLHGLHVSMGAVLIAIVLVRALYGQYSADRHTSVSTVSMYWHFVDVVWIFLVVVLYVGAVI, from the coding sequence ATGACCGTCTCCGAAGACTCCGCGGACGACCACGGCCACCACCTCCCGGCCGTCGAGGACTGGCCGAAGGGGTTCGGCGAGGCCAGCTGGTGGCCGTTCATCACTGCGATCGGCGCCTCGGGCATCTACGTCGGAGCCGCGCTGACCATCCTCAGTCTGGGCGGGCTCCCGCTGTTGCCGGCCGTCGGCGGCGGCGTGTTCCTCGCGAGCGTCGGCGTCTTTCTCGTCGGGCTCTACGGCTGGACGTACCACGCGTTCATCAAGGCGTTCTGGGACGCGGACGCACACGGCGAGGACAACACCCTCCGGTGGGGGATGTTGCTCTTCCTCTGTACCGAGGTCGCGACGTTCGGCGCCGTGTTCGTCTACTACTTCCAGATCCGAGTCGCCGAGTGGCCGCCCGCCGACTTCGAGGTGATCGCCGGGCCGCTCGTCTCCGGAACGGTGACGCTCGGCTCCGTCCAGATCCCCATCGTCAGCGAGCTCGTCCTCGCGAACACGCTCATCCTGATCCTGAGCAGCGGTACCATCCACTGGGCGCACGTCCAGCTCCGAAAGGACAACCGACGGAACTTCATCCTCGGGCTCGCCGTGACGCTGCTTCTGGGCGTGATCTTCCTCGCCGGCCAGGGCTACGAGTACTACGAGTTCATCGTCCACTACGGCTTCACGCTCGCCGCCGCCGAGGAGGCGCTCTACGCCAGTGCCTTCTACGGACTGACCGGTCTGCACGGGCTGCACGTCTCCATGGGCGCGGTGCTCATCGCGATCGTGCTGGTCCGCGCGCTCTACGGCCAGTACTCCGCCGACCGACACACGAGCGTCAGCACCGTCTCGATGTACTGGCACTTCGTCGACGTCGTCTGGATCTTCCTCGTCGTCGTGCTGTACGTCGGCGCAGTGATCTGA
- a CDS encoding amphi-Trp domain-containing protein, with amino-acid sequence MPEEVLFETERSHSREEIATYLRSVADKLDDGGDLTLSSGDESVELAVPDRPTFEVKAERETNGSTELSVEFELEWKEGDSSGDDGDLSIE; translated from the coding sequence ATGCCAGAGGAAGTGCTCTTCGAGACGGAACGGTCCCACTCCCGCGAGGAGATCGCCACCTACCTCCGCTCGGTCGCGGACAAACTCGACGACGGTGGCGACCTCACGCTCAGTTCGGGCGACGAGTCGGTGGAGCTCGCGGTTCCCGACCGGCCCACGTTCGAGGTCAAGGCCGAACGGGAGACGAACGGATCGACGGAGCTGAGCGTCGAGTTCGAACTCGAGTGGAAGGAGGGAGATAGCAGCGGGGACGACGGCGACCTCTCGATCGAGTGA
- a CDS encoding DUF7541 family protein has translation MEEQPGLSDQYRKASPWPLFIAVGLAIAEVGVFLDVVAFAVGGLLLFVGSIAGILNEAGYLATPWPFVGGLGMLLAVIGIAIMLLYPGDGGAIDVGLRAVAIAIAGVLCMGGSILGRVLLRDRAAL, from the coding sequence ATGGAAGAACAACCCGGGCTGAGCGATCAGTACCGAAAGGCGAGCCCCTGGCCCCTGTTCATCGCGGTCGGACTCGCGATCGCCGAGGTGGGGGTGTTCCTCGACGTGGTCGCGTTCGCGGTCGGCGGACTGCTCCTGTTCGTCGGCAGCATCGCCGGCATCCTGAACGAGGCGGGCTACCTCGCGACGCCGTGGCCGTTCGTCGGCGGACTGGGCATGCTCCTCGCCGTCATCGGCATCGCGATCATGCTCCTCTATCCGGGCGACGGCGGCGCCATCGACGTCGGCCTCCGCGCGGTCGCGATCGCGATCGCGGGCGTACTCTGTATGGGAGGGTCGATCCTGGGTCGGGTCCTCCTTCGCGATCGGGCGGCGCTGTAG
- a CDS encoding DUF7410 domain-containing protein, giving the protein MSEPAFDRDAEDAKACPHCGRPFSRARYRVLHVGLEHYDRLTDGEREAFVSEYRSETAEIKRFRLKALAMLIALYFTFLYLYLAIA; this is encoded by the coding sequence ATGTCGGAGCCCGCGTTCGACCGCGACGCCGAGGACGCGAAGGCGTGTCCACACTGCGGCCGGCCGTTCTCCCGCGCGCGATACCGCGTCCTCCACGTCGGTCTCGAACACTACGACCGGCTCACGGACGGGGAACGCGAGGCGTTCGTCTCCGAGTACCGTTCGGAGACCGCCGAGATCAAGCGATTTCGACTGAAGGCGCTCGCGATGCTGATCGCGCTCTACTTCACGTTTCTCTATCTCTATCTCGCCATCGCGTAG
- a CDS encoding cupin domain-containing protein encodes MTDGPTVFAPHGLPHSYLTEEETRWLVFVREPGLERLWASVGSPAESWTIPDDSEVDEQMSRVAEQLDRYGIEIVGDPLTVD; translated from the coding sequence GTGACCGACGGACCGACCGTCTTCGCGCCGCACGGCCTCCCTCACAGCTACCTCACCGAAGAGGAGACGCGGTGGCTCGTGTTCGTTCGCGAACCCGGCCTCGAACGACTGTGGGCGTCGGTCGGAAGTCCGGCCGAATCGTGGACGATCCCGGACGATTCGGAGGTAGACGAGCAGATGAGCCGCGTCGCTGAGCAGTTGGATCGGTACGGAATCGAGATCGTGGGGGATCCGCTGACGGTCGACTGA
- the coxB gene encoding cytochrome c oxidase subunit II gives MERTRSALILTFCIGLLAAAAEPAAAANSVNDQLISDLNNVLLYAAIPITLLTQAALFYAIYKFRKNDEPNPTKENRRLEITWTVATAIVLLFVGLASYQVMASPFIEHQQNDTPAEDAVEIDVVAFNYGWNFVYEDEGIESTGEATIPTDTQVYFNVGADEEQNSYIHGFHVPDLGLKQDANPGEINTVKTEVYNEGEYQGYCSKYCGVGHSNMYFTINAVSEDEYQQWVQEQQEGGGEGGEGNESAGGNESAGGNESEGSATEDPADEENESGGE, from the coding sequence ATGGAACGGACCCGGAGTGCCCTTATACTGACGTTCTGTATCGGGCTGCTGGCAGCCGCGGCCGAGCCCGCCGCGGCCGCCAACTCGGTCAACGACCAGCTCATCAGCGATCTGAACAACGTACTCCTGTACGCCGCGATTCCGATCACGCTTCTCACCCAGGCGGCGCTCTTCTACGCGATCTACAAGTTCCGAAAGAACGACGAGCCGAACCCGACGAAGGAGAACCGCCGGCTCGAGATCACGTGGACCGTCGCGACCGCGATCGTCCTGCTGTTCGTCGGCCTCGCCTCCTACCAGGTGATGGCCAGCCCCTTCATCGAACACCAGCAGAACGACACGCCGGCCGAGGACGCAGTCGAGATCGACGTCGTCGCGTTCAACTACGGCTGGAACTTCGTCTACGAGGATGAAGGCATCGAGTCGACCGGCGAGGCGACGATCCCGACCGACACCCAGGTCTACTTCAACGTCGGGGCCGACGAGGAACAGAACTCCTACATACACGGGTTCCACGTCCCCGATCTGGGGCTGAAACAGGACGCGAACCCCGGCGAGATCAACACGGTGAAGACCGAGGTGTACAACGAGGGCGAGTACCAGGGCTACTGCTCGAAGTACTGCGGCGTGGGCCACTCGAACATGTACTTCACCATCAACGCGGTGAGCGAGGACGAGTACCAGCAGTGGGTCCAGGAGCAACAGGAAGGCGGCGGTGAGGGCGGCGAGGGCAACGAGTCCGCGGGCGGTAACGAGTCCGCGGGCGGCAACGAATCTGAGGGTTCGGCGACGGAAGACCCGGCCGACGAGGAGAACGAGTCCGGCGGGGAATGA
- a CDS encoding DUF7344 domain-containing protein — MSDTKSGSQTVDRYAVFELLSNGHRHRLLTTLLEEGSTTAIPPSDDAGPEADPESVRLALYHIHLPKLEDAGLIEWDRDRNQVSKGPKFRTVVDLLGRLDETDSDTVEA; from the coding sequence GTGAGTGACACCAAGTCCGGATCACAGACCGTCGACCGATACGCAGTCTTCGAACTGCTCTCCAACGGTCATCGCCACCGTCTGTTAACGACTCTGCTGGAGGAGGGCTCCACCACCGCCATCCCTCCCTCCGACGACGCAGGTCCGGAGGCGGATCCGGAATCAGTACGGCTTGCGTTGTATCACATCCATCTCCCGAAACTCGAGGACGCCGGGTTGATCGAGTGGGACCGAGACCGGAATCAGGTGTCCAAAGGGCCCAAATTCAGGACAGTGGTGGATCTACTCGGCCGGCTGGATGAGACGGACAGTGACACAGTAGAGGCGTAA
- a CDS encoding DUF6684 family protein: MSRLLDDRVFNKETLLDSTVNLVPFGILLFFFLLFAVATPQGWRDGSLMSIYMWTIMISMIWGLLHLTYATAKRI; this comes from the coding sequence ATGAGCCGACTGCTCGACGACCGAGTGTTCAACAAGGAGACCTTGCTCGACTCGACGGTGAACCTCGTCCCGTTCGGCATCCTGCTGTTCTTCTTCCTCCTCTTCGCGGTGGCGACGCCTCAGGGCTGGCGTGACGGGTCGCTGATGAGCATCTACATGTGGACGATCATGATCAGCATGATCTGGGGACTGCTCCACCTCACGTACGCGACCGCGAAGCGCATCTAA